The following are from one region of the Siniperca chuatsi isolate FFG_IHB_CAS linkage group LG21, ASM2008510v1, whole genome shotgun sequence genome:
- the LOC122869372 gene encoding caprin-2-like — translation MIGDKVDLSFSSRWTLILQQKPGRVCQRCTALSRKMSSTEIRSVFVIVTVLCVTSLVVAGPVELIPRQTAARQQGGAVLFYVAHQGPLRDIQFDPIVFNQVLVNQGSAYNNDTGVFIAPIAGIYQFVFAAQLCRGDKNNIWYFMVNRDRRMLCHAQVSGGDTTLNTCYLIEELKKGDQVWVRQNVGSCAWASTISKTITFSGVLLASEGVSTLGGKYGSGNSCPPSSLGRNMVSSSAGQSAAVSSVAITLLLCCLIWN, via the exons ATGATTGGAGACAAAGTCGACCTCTCTTTTAG CAGCAGGTGGACTTTGATACTTCAGCAGAAGCCTGGCAGAGTATGTCAGCGCTGTACAGCTCTCAGCAGGAAGATGAGCTCCACCGAG ATACGTTCTGTTTTTGTTATCGTGACGGTGTTGTGTGTAACCAGTTTGGTCGTAGCAGGCCCAGTGGAATTG ATCCCCCGTCAGACAGCAGCCAGACAACAGG GGGGCGCAGTTCTTTTTTACGTTGCCCACCAGGGCCCGCTGAGAGATATCCAGTTCGACCCAATAGTCTTTAACCAGGTATTGGTGAACCAGGGCTCCGCCTATAACAATGACACAGGTGTGTTCATTGCACCAATCGCTGGCATCTACcagtttgtgtttgctgccCAGCTCTGCCGCggagacaaaaacaacatatggtACTTCATGGTCAACAGGGACCGGAGGATGCTCTGCCATGCTCAG GTGTCTGGTGGTGACACAACCCTTAACACCTGCTACTTAATAGAGGAACTGAAGAAAGGTGACCAAGTGTGGGTAAGGCAGAATGTGGGGAGTTGCGCCTGGGCCAGCACTATCTCCAAAACCATCACCTTCTCCGGAGTCCTGCTGGCAAGTGAGGGTGTGTCCACGCTGGGAGGGAAGTATGGCTCTGGCAACTCCTGTCCACCGTCCAGCCTGGGCCGCAACATGGTGTCCAGCTCTGCAGGCCAGAGTGCCGCTGTGTCTAGTGTGGCcatcactctgctgctctgctgtctcATTTGGAATTAA